The genomic region taaattaaaagttGCTGATATTAGTTCCAATTACTTGGCTTATATGCAGTTCAAAGGAATCTTCAATGAAAGATCTACAGGAGCTAGCAGCTTGCCTATTTAGCAAGGGCAAGGCAACTCCTGAAGAAACACAAAATGCAAGTACAGAAGCTGAGAACAAGAAGAAGCAACAAAACAAGGACTTCAATTCAAATGCCAATTTAAGCCCGCTTGCTAGGTTTTTGCTGTCAAGGTTGGTTAATtgatatttcttctttattcatacaatttcttttatttatttgttaagttTTGAAATAGGGAAAATCTCATTTCTGATTGAGCACCTCTATAGCTTGTAAGCATAATTGTTAAAGGTGTGCCTCAACTTCAAGGTACACGAGGCTGAAGACTCTGCGCTTCATAGCCTTAGAGACGAGCAACTTCACTTAGGCGTGCACCTAGGCACTAAGGTGTGCCCCTCAAATGAGGCAATGAGGTGCAAAAAAGGCACTTCTTAGTGAAGTTGgacctaaattttatttttcacttataattaaacttggttattacttaaaaaaaatcaaaagaatattGAATTAGGGGTATCTTCTTCAAAGAGAGCTAATACTCCTCTAGTACTTGGAGATGAGGAAGAGACTGAttttgaagatgatgataaATAGGAAATTAAAAGTGACTGTCAGGAAATTGAGGAATTTaattgaagatgaagaagagatGACTGTATTGAgcttaattatgatatttaatgaagaagaagaagagggtgGCTATATTGAGCTTAATTATGATATCtaatgaagatgaagaagaggaTTGCTATATTGGGCTTAATTATGATGAGTAGTCTTCGGGAACATGCTTTAGGAATTATAGTTATTTGGTAGGACTATAAGTCTAATTACGATTTCATATCTCTTTACCATGTTCCTTTTTAGTTCTGTTATGGATTTAGAAATATGccaagtttattttattttagatttagaaGATATCAATGTCTATTTTATGATATCACACATATGAGTCTTATTAGCTTCGGTTTTGTTTTTTTGCGCCCCATTTCGATAAGGTGCGCACCGCGCCTTGTATCTAGGCTCCAGGATCCCTTTGCACCTTTCACCTTTAATAACTATGCTTGTAGGGTTTTATGCAATAGCTTTTgcatttttctaaaataaaagatgaactatttatgtttataaaagaaattatatatatatatttatgagtattctTATTGTGGTTGGCCAATATTTCTCTCTTCCCAATTTAGGATGCGGTTTAACATGAAATGTGCTGATATTTGAATTGGTCACTTGTCTCTTGCAGATGGCAAAGCCAAGTCTCACGGGATGTCAATCCAACTTAAAAGAAGAGGTTGGAGGGTAGGAGCTTGATTACAACTTTGTTTTGTAGTGTGTTTAACTGTTGCATTCTTTCATATATGATGTACATATCATTGTAAGAAATCGGGCATTTTACTATCTActatataatatgatttatttcctttaaatAGTTTGCAGTGGCATATTGCTGTATAATTAGAGGGTTTATCATTgttatattaagaatatattagaataacattaattgtatttattgaTATGTTGGGTAAAAAATTTTGTCATTAATGTTTGTTTAGATGtcttaataattcttttgttggTCTTTTGCCCCATTTGAAGATAAGAATTTTTCCTCAGTattccaaataaaatattttgcaaTCTAGAGCTGAAAATTTTCTACCTGGAATTTGCTGCTTCAGGCTGTCAGCCATCTAGCAGTTGCCTCAGCAATCATTATTATCATATCAGCCAGCTTCTGTATGCCCTTTCAGCCTCTTGATTGTCATATGCCATAGATGGTCTAGatagttagatttattaaCTTTAATCATTGTTAATTTGTATAGGTCACCTCTTAACGGGCCACAGGTATTAAAAGGTTATATCTTATCGTTTTTCTATTCTGATGATTCCAACTATATGGAGTCTCCAACAATGAGAACCCATTCTGAAATACTGGAGCACCTGCAGATCAAGGTGCCCTGAAGATAGGCAGACAAAACCTCTAAAGGTGCGGCTAAGATGAATCTCTTGGTAGGTAGCCATTTGTTTCGCTAATGGAGAAGTTGCTGATGAAGGTCTCCTCACTGAGTAGTTGAACGACAATGTTTACGATTGTGGTTTCTATTCGAAAAACTTGGGCAAGGGATTTCCTTGTCTTTTCTTaaataggagaaaaaaaaaaagcaattaataaaatacatcACGCATAACTAGTTAATAACAATGAAATGTTCTTCCTATAATAGTTGGAAAAGAGTTGGCCATGAccaaaaataaggagaaaaagaaaaggcaggTGACGGCGGCAGGAATGTCAATGCTTGGGTTGCTGCAGATCGCTTGCTATATTGTTTCATATCTTTTATTCAACAGATTATACAAATTTATGAAGAAAAAcagagaaacaaaaagaatgatTTATATGCATATTTTTGAGGTCCATTGGTCATAGCAGAGTCAGCGAGAACTTATATGGAGGCAAATTAAGCATAAAGAACATCAGCTATGACCCAATGCACCTTCCATTAATAATATAGTCGCTGCTGGTCCGAATTCACAAGAGACTATTGAGTGAGCCAAAGTTATAAGTTCTTTCAATGATTCTTGAAACTGAAAGTCAAAACCCCAATCTATGCGGAACAGAAATTAAAGCTGCAAAGGCAACTCCACCATGCAAACTTGTTGTATTCCACAGAATCAGAATTTCAGTCTAGGTGGAGTAAAAGAGTGCAATAAGACCTAAAAGTTGTCTTACAATGATGTACTCGCTACATTTTTAGCTAAATTCTACCTTATTCCTTCTCTCCTGTTTAGCTAAATAATGGATTGACCCAGTATTGAAGGTACTGTGCTTTACTTTCCACTGCCATAATTTAGAGGAGCACACCTTTGATGTCAGAGTGGACAAAACCTGTGAATCACTTGCAGCAAAGAAGCCCCAGAGTTCtcttattttatcaaaactttcatattttatctttGCCGAGGATGTTGCTTAGCAGGTGTCAACTTCCGAAAAGCAGCATGTAAAATCATGACTACAAAGAAATAcattaacaatttaaatagAGGCAAATGAGATTAAATGACTAAACAAGCTATAAATCTTATCATTACCTGCATAACTGACACAAAGCGCACAGAAGAGAGCCATTTGaacatttaaatatatgaGAATAACGGCAGTTGCTGCATGAAGAGATATAGATCATTCtttaaaattcagaaaattAGTTCCCATCATCAAACAAATGACTACCCAATTCTGTTCATATTACAAATAAGAACTTTTAAGATGCTCATAATGATGGTGATGTTGCTAAGAAAAAACAATTCATGCACGCACATATGGGAAAAGATATATCTAAATTGCAGTGAAATGAAACGAGGAAAACATCATCTACTACCTACCTTATTTTAACTCTTTAAGTTTCATTCTAACAATAATAAGATTCTATACCAGGATCCTATTTTCCCAGTTCTTCGAGTTTCAGTTAAAACGGGAGGCTGAAGACTCTTACAGGACTTTCTTCAAAGCAGGCATGCAAGGTAAATACAAATCCAGCTAATTACCCTAGTGTGCATTTGACTCTTTACGTCGCAATATGGGGTGAAACCCGCTTCCTCTGTCTCTTCAATTGTGTCTGTGTGtgtcctttttatttatttgctaaGAAGTTTCACTGTGTCTGTGTGACATATGTGCATTCTACCATTTGCCTAAGTTTATGCATACAACTTCGGTAGTACCTTAAACCCTTAGGGGGTTCTTGATCATGCCGCTTGTGCAGAAGAAATTCATACAAGATCAAAAGTGATAAAGAAGTTGCTCACTCACCACATTGGGCAGTGCGGATCAAAACTTGCCGAATCACAGGGTATTGTTCCCATCCCCATCTATCACTACAGAACTTCAAAACATCCCAAAGTGCCAAACTTGATATCAATCCAATAAGAGCAAGAGGCATTTGATACCTGCAAAGATGCACATAGGGCATACATTATTTACACCATTAAGAActgacaaaagaaaaaagaattaccaAATGATTgaccataaaaagaaaattgctcAAAATTATCCCTAACCAGCGCGCGCGCAcataaaaaaggagaaaaagtaTTTCTTTCTCCTCTGATCAAAGCAAACAAGGCCTTGTTTGTAAACCATGTCATTTATAGCATGATTTTTCACTTCTTTCAAAATTCCTTCTAACAGGCTAGAGAATTGAATTCTAGCAAAAAATTCTCAATATTTAGACTTTCCAAACACAatacaaaaaggaaaacaaaaaactCTAATCAAATTATCTAAAAACAAGTTAATACTTGTTTTgagaaaatcattaaaataagaatgctcaaattgtaatttttaagGAACAGAGAGACAGAACATACAGTGTACACGCaaagaagagaataaaaagagAAGCATAATTTCTTGCATAACGCTTGACATTCTCATGAACTCTGAGCCTAGCCTGATCAGCATTAGAAGGAAAAGAGTAGGACCCAAAATCCCCAAAAAACACGCGGGTCCAAGATGGGGTTTGACCCGAGAAATCATCAGTGGTGAGTTTAGATAATGGGTTTAgagtaaagagagaaataaggGTTATGAAAtgggaaaaaagagaaataaaaaagccTCCTGTTATTGTTGCGGCTGTGGCTGTGGTGGAGTTGGAGGTGCTGGCGGTCGTTGGGGTAGAGGTGGCGGCGGTAGAGGAAGAGCGGTGGTCGAGGAGTTCAAGGTAACCGGAGTCGCGAAGCCATGACTCGAAGGCAGGGTCAGGAACGCTTAAAGAAAGAGGATTTGATGAGAATAccatttacaaaaaaaaaacagagtGTCTTTGGGATTTGGTAATGTCCAGTCCTTGGTTTCTGTTGGTTTCATCATCACCCACAGAtcacttattattattattattattattattattattattattattatttattctttttaaatgattattattattattattattattattctttttaaaggattattattattattattattattattattattattattattattatggtgcTGGTATTGACAATCCTTGTTAAGATTTTGCActctcattaattttttaatttttgaatatattttatataccctttcttttcttttcttttcttttctttataccAGCAACTATTACTTTTCATCTTGTATAGGTTAACTAAAGTACTATTTAGTAAATGCACATTTTATATCatttagtctttttttttttaaatttatacggttgttttgttaaaattatataattttataacaatctataataatttcttatagctataaaaaaatcttaaattcacaattatgtttaaatatattatgttgaataataattatttttaaaattatatattatatgctTTATGATGCTTAagattgtatttttattattctttatctatatGTTAGtagcaataaaagaatattccATATGTAAAGGacaagaaatttttattagttgttatttatctttcttaattattatatatattttaaaaactttggtaatataaattcataattaatttagtaatttataaaatcatgcTAGGGTatatatacaataataaaaaataaattataaaattataaaaaaaagattgatgATATATtcttagaaatttatttatttatttcttacaaaaaaatttaaaaatatataaaaatatattcggacattaaaataaaattatatctcgCAATAATATTGGTCTATAAAAAAAGCTATTTACAATATTAAACTACTCACTAAtcatttaacaattttaaactaaagatgttttttaatagaaaaattataactaaataaaaataataataagatgtTTACAATATTGACTAACTTCTTTtggataaaatttaatagttttgCAAATTTCCTAGACAAGGATCATTGCAATATGTGTttctattttgaattttaaatatattttcaaatttttctcATAATTATAAGTAATAGTTACAAAATGTAATACTATTTAACAAtgttaacaaaataaatgcttcaaattaaaattaagaaaaatttaagattaaatgattcaaaatataatggtttaatattgaaaataataagttaataaactTCAATTTAGATATAgtaatagataaaaatatttgacatAGGCattgtgaaaaagaaaaagaaagagaggcGGGGAGGAGTGGATAAGAAAGatattaaagatattaaaattaaaagagacggtgattgtcaaaataaaaagaataaataaaattaagtgatttaaaatatacattCTAGTAATATAAGTAccaatataataatttttttaatttataaaagataaaagattcAGAAAAAGACGATGAATTTCAAAATGTCGTAGTTTATAATGATTTTTGACacctttatatatttatataagaaaattaataatttttatataaaattatatactataatatttttatctaagttttttttaaaaaaaaactttttatataattaatttataattctttatttaataaatatataaaaatattaaaatttcttatgaATAGTCCATCCTAGAATTCAcctaaagaaagagaaagataaagaagaaaagcaaaGATGTAAAAgacatttataaaaaagtaaagagaGAGTGAAAGTGTCAAACACCTAATAGAGTGCTAATAACAACtctcttattattattgttattgtcgttattattattattattttattattattgtcatttattattatttcatttgaaaaaaaaaatactttctttctattttttctagaaattttattcttttcctgTGCCCAATAAGCCTTGAGCTAGGAATATGCCAAGTCCATATATGTGTCTCGTAAAAAAAGTA from Ricinus communis isolate WT05 ecotype wild-type chromosome 9, ASM1957865v1, whole genome shotgun sequence harbors:
- the LOC8281305 gene encoding PRA1 family protein H, with amino-acid sequence MVFSSNPLSLSVPDPAFESWLRDSGYLELLDHRSSSTAATSTPTTASTSNSTTATAATITGGFFISLFSHFITLISLFTLNPLSKLTTDDFSGQTPSWTRVFFGDFGSYSFPSNADQARLRVHENVKRYARNYASLFILFFACTLYQMPLALIGLISSLALWDVLKFCSDRWGWEQYPVIRQVLIRTAQCATAVILIYLNVQMALFCALCVSYAVMILHAAFRKLTPAKQHPRQR